The genome window ATCTGAGATGGACAATTGATCGAGACCGGAGTCTAGAGGATGTTGAATTGGATGGTTACCTGAGTGGATTAAGGTCGGAGATTCTTTGATGACGACTATGAGCTCTCCAACAAGGTTGAGACACCATGAAAAATGAGTAAGTACTTGTAAAAGACACTCTGATATTTAAATTAAGGTCGGAGATTCTTTGATGACGACTATGAGCTCTCCAACAAGGTCGCGACACCATGAAAAATGACTAAGTACTTGTAAAAGACACTTTGATATTTAAATTAGTAGATATTAcaccagaatgattattttttgtacATATTAAATGTTTACTTAGTACTTACTCTAATAAAGTTAGTTGTATTTATAGAAGTCTGAAATGAGATAAATTCTCTGACTCGAGGACTCAAGGCCTTTTACTTTAGACTTAATATATCTACTGTTCCCATATGTATATTAAGAGTCTTGTACTTGGTGTTAACCTTGGTCAATTTCATTGCTTGTTATTTAGGTTAATCTAGTTTAGGACAAAGTGAACCATTGACATTGTCCAGATTGTCCCCAAGCCCAATCCTAAACGGCACTCTCTCTACAATCTAGTTTAGGTTAATCTTGTTTTTACACTCCAACACccatcactttcaaatttatGAAAAGATTAAGAAAATCATTTGATACCTGAAAAGGACTCGCTATAGCATGGTTCTGTTGTTGATCATTGGATTGCATAGAAGCATAAACTTATTCTGATTGGGAGAGGTGCATTGATACTAGACGTTCTTTCACTGAATTTTGGTTTTCAATCCCTTGAATTCCACAAAAGCAACCAACCAACAATCACAAGATCCCGTGACGTGGCCAAATGTAAGCATTGGCATCCACCATAGCAGAATCACACAATGGATTTGTTtgtcttctccatgagctgtgTCCTCCTTGTACTTCACCAAATCTTATCGTTCGTGGTAATCAAAATACTATTTTCATGACTTAGAATCAAGCACATTGAAATAGACTTGCACTTTCAAAAAGAATGTGTGATTCCAGATCAAGTCATTATTCAGAACACTACTAGCCAACCTTAGCTTTCTAATGTCTTAACAAAGAGTCACTCCTTGAAATTTCATCAAACTTTGAAGTTAGAACCAATCTTTGTTTCCTTTCAAAGACGGCCAAGATTGAGGGAGGGTGCAACAGAAATCCAACCTACTTTCTGTGCATCGAGTCTAATTTATCCACATTTAATTTATGTTCAAACATATAGTTTCTTCACCTTAGCTTTTAATATGCCCAAAGAGTTGCGAGGTGCATCGTGTTAATTATGTGATCGAGTTCAACCTGGTTTCCCATGCCCAATGGCTTAAATAGGGAAGATCCATGTCTAATGCAAGTTGTGCCTTTGTTAACAACTTGAGCTTTTGGCATAGTAGTAATAACTCTTTGTCATATTAGTTTCAATAGTAAATCATCTTTTGACCAACAAGTCGTTGGTCAGAATGAAATTGGATTCAATTCCTTTAAGGAATGTCTTAGATTTGAgtcttataaatatataaaacaggATTGGGAGGTGGTAAGCTAAATTTCATGACAGAGATTAGTcattaggtgatgacaaaaaacgAAAAAACATCCTTTGCATTGTGTTGAAATCCTAGGTTGACTAAATATTGCCAAAATAGAGCTTATAAAGGTTTTGGCAATCTACACCTCAAACCCAATCCAAATTCAAGAAATTCCATATTTCAACATACAAAAAGAGAAATATCACAACAGAAGTCTTACAAACAAGCAAACATCTCCTAACAAAAGCATAAATTAAACTATATTACAAGTTTTATTTTGCAATATTCGGATGAGTCCGTATAGGATACAAATATTCACGGACATCTTAATTCATAAGgcattacaataattaataaatacccCAAAGCATaacaagttaaaaaagaaaaagagcatTGGAACCTATGGAGATTGGAGTTTCAATAAGAAAAACATCCGCCTCCTTCTGGATTCTGAAACCCAATGTTCTCAACGGCACCAACCGTCTTGAACATTCTCCTCTTGTGAATCTCCTCCATCAGTGATCGTTGCAGTTGTTGTCTCCTCAGGTCCACGAAGGAACGGATCCTGGTTAGCCTGTGCATTCCATGACACCTGTGAGAATCCATTCTCATGTTGCATAACTGTTTGGTGAAATCAGCATCCATCACTTCTTCTCTAGGACAAAATCTTATGCACTTTTCGTTTCCTTTTGGGGTGTAGTAAAGGTGTTCTGCTCCTAGTACTAGAGTTGGATCATGCTCATCTTCATTGCCAGGGTCACAGCAATTGAAATTGAAACACTTGAAGGAGTTCATTGAGCTTTGAGAGCTCGCATCATCATTCATAAATAGTTCATCTGCAAAATAGCTCAATAGAGATGTTGAAATCAAATTCTTTAACTGCACTGAAAATAACAGTAGTAGCTTTCCTTGAGAGTAATACATCAACATAGTCCTTGAAATTGACATTTCTAGTCAATTGttgttattaaaaatcataaattttgataactaatagttaatttaatttttgattttatgaagaaaaaagttgtttctatttaataagttattttagTATGTGAGATTGTGACACACTAAAGTCAAGGACTATATTGACAGATGATCACATTAAAGAACACACCTATCAGTTTTAAACTTCAACGCGAACTTTAAAAATCCTAGTGAGCCTCTATTATGCGTAACTTGGCGTGCAAGGATTGGCCACAACTATTTAttgtgtgtctcctagaaatCATTATATTGAGCTCAAGGATCAGAGACTCACTCATCTTCAATAGGACGCGTTACAAGGCCTCAAGTGCCAAGTCTTAAAAGCATAGATAATTACTCGGTTAGACGGTCCACAGACACTCAAATGCCTAACTAGAAAGACGGAGGCGTTACTCTGTTGGAAGGTTCAATAGATAACTTCTAGAGTCTTGCATTTTTGTAatgttaaggactaaattaACTTCTATAGTTGTGTTTTCCCGCTTTTATCTCTAATCTTTTTGTACTGGACAGAATAGCTCTACCTTACTACAGGTTTAAGTATAGTTTAGTTTGACCTTCCAAGGGTTTGGCTCCATGTCCCCCCTTGGTTCTTTGTtgctttttcttattcttttgatGAATGATATGGGGTGGTGCAGGTTTTGCTGGGGGTTGTTTTGGTGCCAACCTGGTTGGAATGAAAACAACCAATAGCTTCTGTCACATCTctattttgctttaaaaaagaaaaaaaaaaaaaactagttgtgTGAATTTTGGGGATCAAAGATGCTTTTATATGCTAAGGACCAAATTAATTGTTGATTtcaatttcaagaatcaaatatATGGTTTACTCACTTTTTAGAAGATAAAGTTGTTAAACAACATTTCCACTTTTAAAGAATCAAAGTAGAGATGTTATTTGCATCATAAGTTGAAGGAGTAGTAGTACCTTGAGGCCAATCTTGAGCAAAAGGGTAATGATTCCCACGATAGTGGGAATTATTCTTGTAGGAAGAACCAAACACTGGAAGAGAAGCATGAGAGGAAGAGCGAGAAGATGTTGAGAAGAAAGGGTGGTGGTTACTCATGTCATACTCTTCTTCATAGCTAAAACTATGCTGCTTTTGATACTCAGCACTGCCCCAATCCCTCCATTTAGGGACCAAAGCTGATATCTCCTCCTCAATCATTTTAGCAATCTCCAATGGTTCCAAGTCACTAATCTCCAGTTCTTTAACCATCTCCATTGCCACATCAATGGCAGTGTCGTATATGGTGTCAAATGGAAAGAAAATGTTTCTCTTTTGCCCTGCATGCAAAACACAACTTTGAAGCAAAGCACTTTCATAAACACAAAATAATAGTATCTTGTGATATGAAATTTTATGTGCATACCATCTTTGTTAGAAATTTGTACTTTCAGGAAAACCGTGTCATCCTCTTCATTTATTGATCCGGTGATTGTCATGTGTGAGTCCTTTGTTTGGTTACTCTTTGGCTGAGATAACTCTTTGGCAAGTGATGCAGTGAAATTGAGTGTGGGGGCTTGTTTTTTAGGTAATGTTGGGCTAGGAAGTGGAGAGTCTAGTTGTTCCTTGGCTAAAAATGGGTCCAACAAGAGCTCCTTTGCTGACAACCTCTCTGAGACATTTGCCAAACATTTTCCCACAAATCTTTGGGCTTCCAAGTCATGGATTCTGTAATAGGCTTCTGGTAGCTTCCCCTGTTGAATCGAAACATTCAAATTTGTGAAGTGAATCTTTTGTATAGGGAAAAAATGTATCTGATTATTTTGCTTCTAATCATATAGTATAACTCAAAATTAGTCTTTCACCAAATTGAATGACGTCGTATGATTTATGTAACTAACATCACCTAGTCAGATAAGGCTTTTTGTTCTAGATGATTAGTTGTATTTTACTTCTAATCACAACTTAGATTAATAGTGAAAGGACATAACTTTTGTTTTGGGTTATTAAACTTTATTACAATGtacttttaagttattttttttgaacttaAATTACTTTACTTTAAacttttaactaaaattaattttgcaaaatctCGTTTGTAAAAGTTGATCCTAACTTAAGTGAAATGAAATCTGACCCTAACAGGGTAAGAAAAGTTGATCCTAAATTGTGAAATGTAAAAGTTGGTCCTAAAAgggtaagagaaaaaaattaataaagcttACCGAAGTAACTTTCTTGTATATCTGAGCAGGGTTAGAGCACTCGCTGTACGGGAACTCAGAAGTAAAAATTTCTATCATGCACATCCCAAAGGAGTATATGTCGACCAGCTCATTGTATTCCTCTTCATACAATTCAGGTGCCATAAATTCTGGTGTACCTGAAGgctcaacaaaacaaaaacttcagttttgtagacacatttttttaGCTCAGATTACTAATCATTGATAAATTTAGGTACCAACTAAAAGAGCAAGAGAAATTGCCTATGACACTGTGTGCATGTTGGGAGCCACGGAGAATGGCTGCAAGGCCCAAGTCACCAATCTTGACCTGCCCCAGATGGCCATTGATGAAGATATTGTCACATTTGAGGTCTCTATGTATCACAGGAGGATCATGGCTGTGCAAATACTCCAAGCCACTTAGAATCTGGCGTGCCCAATTCTTCACTGCTCTGATATCTACTCGCTGGTACTTCTTTCTATACCTACATCACATACATAGTATTCATGTATGCATTGTTATCACCAAATAAAAAACCAACGtgaggaaagaaaaattgtatattAAGAGTAATTTTTACATGAATACAACACATTTATAAACATAGCCAATTGAAAACTTAAGATGTATATGAAGGAATTGGATTCAGTGCAGTCAAATTTGCACAGTCACAGTATTTGTAACAGTTGGATGAAGATCGGCCGACTCAGATTTTAAATGTGTATTCTAACTTTGATTTATTGAGATAAAATATGAACCGTTTGATCTTGATCAAGACAATTCTGAATTATAGAATGTGTGAAAAATTGAATGCAAGGAATTTGGATCCCAAgaactagaattaaaataagaacaaaatttagatacgGTTTCTTAAATGTTTTAGCGGTGTTTTCTAATCAAAATTAGTGTTATTTCATCTCAATGAAATTGTAATTCTgattagaaaacaataaaacaaaattcttaaaaaactagatataatttttttttctttaaaataagagtttaattATGCATGTTGGTGTAGAGACTTTTATACCGTCAACTAATCAGGAATTACTCTGTTGTCATAACGTTCTTTCTTATATGGGATGCTTTGTATTTGGATGATAGTATGTAAAACTGTGCATAACTTATGCTCTCTTAAAATAAAGTCTATATTCATGTTATTTTAGTATTAACTTCAAGATTTGATTAAGCACTGTATTCATGTAGGAATTGCTCATTAAGTTGAAGGGTTCGAAGGTATGAAAATAGTGACAGGAAAATGGTTGATTATATTACTCTCGTAGGGTGCCAGATGTGAACAATTCGGTGATGAAGTTGAAGGTTCTACAGTTGACATCAATCCAAGAATCATGGAAGGTCATGATGGAGTCATGTTCCAAGTTCTTGAGGAGATGAACCTCTGAATAAAGCCTCGGAAGTAGATCTGGTGAATGAAACACATCACCAAGCTTGACTTGGTTCCAAGCCACCTCTATTCCTAGGACCTCATCAAAGGCCCTATACACTACCTTCACTGCTCCTTTGCCTAGAATGTCCCTGAACTACACCAACCAATAAACATGAACATAATAATACAGCTTGGttgataatttaattaacaatttaagagaaaaaagttatacactcatattataaaaaaaaaaattatagtcatCGATCTAATTACAACCCAcgatatatgataagtttattaacttttaaaataatcaattatcttaaaaataattgaaacggTAATTTGTAATTGCATGAttgtataaaactattttacactgtataatcattaaactcaattttttttattaaactcataatttaattttaacaccAACGAGGCAACTATATAGataaataagattaatttacATGTGCCACTAGTTTGCATTAGGGGTCAAACTTAACTGTGGATGTAACATAGTTTTGGCCATTCAATTTGGCTCTTTAAGAAATGACCTTTGGTGTTTTAGGGAGATAAGATAACCTTGTGTGGGTAAGGTGGTGCGTCACTGACAATAAACCCAGGACTTGGTAAAGGACAAAACAGAACGTATGgtgcttaattaattttaatttctttataataATTTGACTTCATCATAAGACGGCAACTGAAAtattcaagaaaagaaaaattttcccttttccaagcaaataaaaaattaagttaaacatGACGTAATTCCACAAAACTGGCCAATAACAAAAAGCagatgatgtaaaaaaaaaaggcaacagATAGAGAGTAAAACCAATTTTCACGGGCAGActacttttgtaaaaagattaaacagagaaaattttagtttcttgaAATTAATATCCACtgtcaatttaatttttgtcatgataagaagaaaaacataatCTCCACCTCGATAATtaacaatcatttttatttttttcttaaaaaatcattttgatttttaaaattagtatcaTTGACCAATTTGATCCCTAACATTACACAAATCAATCTAATCCCTAAATTTGACAACTatcagttaattttatttttgatggcAGAGACAAACTGAATGATATGCACACTATTGTAGGAGATTAAAACGGCTActaattatcaattttaatgattaaa of Glycine soja cultivar W05 chromosome 1, ASM419377v2, whole genome shotgun sequence contains these proteins:
- the LOC114416832 gene encoding probable serine/threonine-protein kinase WNK5 isoform X2; translation: MLKLTLWVDMDVDILGKGAVKVVYRAFDEVLGIEVAWNQVKLGDVFHSPDLLPRLYSEVHLLKNLEHDSIMTFHDSWIDVNCRTFNFITELFTSGTLREYRKKYQRVDIRAVKNWARQILSGLEYLHSHDPPVIHRDLKCDNIFINGHLGQVKIGDLGLAAILRGSQHAHSVIGTPEFMAPELYEEEYNELVDIYSFGMCMIEIFTSEFPYSECSNPAQIYKKVTSGKLPEAYYRIHDLEAQRFVGKCLANVSERLSAKELLLDPFLAKEQLDSPLPSPTLPKKQAPTLNFTASLAKELSQPKSNQTKDSHMTITGSINEEDDTVFLKVQISNKDGQKRNIFFPFDTIYDTAIDVAMEMVKELEISDLEPLEIAKMIEEEISALVPKWRDWGSAEYQKQHSFSYEEEYDMSNHHPFFSTSSRSSSHASLPVFGSSYKNNSHYRGNHYPFAQDWPQDELFMNDDASSQSSMNSFKCFNFNCCDPGNEDEHDPTLVLGAEHLYYTPKGNEKCIRFCPREEVMDADFTKQLCNMRMDSHRCHGMHRLTRIRSFVDLRRQQLQRSLMEEIHKRRMFKTVGAVENIGFQNPEGGGCFSY
- the LOC114416832 gene encoding probable serine/threonine-protein kinase WNK5 isoform X3, yielding MYKGRLGGKAQLGYVETDPLGRYGRFRDILGKGAVKVVYRAFDEVLGIEVAWNQVKLGDVFHSPDLLPRLYSEVHLLKNLEHDSIMTFHDSWIDVNCRTFNFITELFTSGTLREYRKKYQRVDIRAVKNWARQILSGLEYLHSHDPPVIHRDLKCDNIFINGHLGQVKIGDLGLAAILRGSQHAHSVIGTPEFMAPELYEEEYNELVDIYSFGMCMIEIFTSEFPYSECSNPAQIYKKVTSGKLPEAYYRIHDLEAQRFVGKCLANVSERLSAKELLLDPFLAKEQLDSPLPSPTLPKKQAPTLNFTASLAKELSQPKSNQTKDSHMTITGSINEEDDTVFLKVQISNKDGQKRNIFFPFDTIYDTAIDVAMEMVKELEISDLEPLEIAKMIEEEISALVPKWRDWGSAEYQKQHSFSYEEEYDMSNHHPFFSTSSRSSSHASLPVFGSSYKNNSHYRGNHYPFAQDWPQGWHQNNPQQNLHHPISFIKRIRKSNKEPRGDMEPNPWKVKLNYT
- the LOC114416832 gene encoding probable serine/threonine-protein kinase WNK5 isoform X1; its protein translation is MYKGRLGGKAQLGYVETDPLGRYGRFRDILGKGAVKVVYRAFDEVLGIEVAWNQVKLGDVFHSPDLLPRLYSEVHLLKNLEHDSIMTFHDSWIDVNCRTFNFITELFTSGTLREYRKKYQRVDIRAVKNWARQILSGLEYLHSHDPPVIHRDLKCDNIFINGHLGQVKIGDLGLAAILRGSQHAHSVIGTPEFMAPELYEEEYNELVDIYSFGMCMIEIFTSEFPYSECSNPAQIYKKVTSGKLPEAYYRIHDLEAQRFVGKCLANVSERLSAKELLLDPFLAKEQLDSPLPSPTLPKKQAPTLNFTASLAKELSQPKSNQTKDSHMTITGSINEEDDTVFLKVQISNKDGQKRNIFFPFDTIYDTAIDVAMEMVKELEISDLEPLEIAKMIEEEISALVPKWRDWGSAEYQKQHSFSYEEEYDMSNHHPFFSTSSRSSSHASLPVFGSSYKNNSHYRGNHYPFAQDWPQDELFMNDDASSQSSMNSFKCFNFNCCDPGNEDEHDPTLVLGAEHLYYTPKGNEKCIRFCPREEVMDADFTKQLCNMRMDSHRCHGMHRLTRIRSFVDLRRQQLQRSLMEEIHKRRMFKTVGAVENIGFQNPEGGGCFSY